TCACAAAAAATGGGATTAATCTTTAAGTTTAATTATTAATTTGCGGTGTTATTGTATTTGTATTGTAACAGTTGCCTCCATTCAAGAAGGGTATTACATTAGAAAAGGAAAAGAAATAGTGTAAAATTTAAAATGAAATAAATATTTGATTTTCTAGCTACAAGAAAAGCTAGAAAGTTCAAACATTAGTCCTCTCATATAGGTACAAGTCATTGAAGACCCGTATTTCAGTGAAGTTCTGCAACTCATACAGTCTGGACGACGCTATATAATACGATATATCGGCTTGATCGATTGCTGACTGGTTACGTGAGACAAGACCCATAGCGTTATCTCCATACAACCAAAGGTATGCCCTTTGATTGTAAACTCCAATTTTCACGTCAGGATTATCAGGATTCAATTCATGTATGTAGTCTATCACTTCCTGATGGGAATTGAATCTGTCTGTCTGCTCATATGTCATAGTAAATGCAAATCCTTGAATTGCAAATAGAATAATCAATACAATCGGAATTACATTCTTGTTGATTTTGAAATTAATTTGGATATTGTCTACAGCTTTCAATAGGAAGAATATAACGGCAGGCATTGCTGGAATTATGTATCTAGTTACTTTAATATTGTAGTTTGAATAGAATATCAGGTTTGAAAGAAGCCACATCATCATCAGAATTCCTATCTTGTGCTTCGAGTCTTGACCAATATAATAGAATGCAAGCATGACCATGAATATTGTAATCAGAGGACTTACATCGCGAACTATTAACACTGATAGAATCAACAATATCATCGGAAGTTTTTCAATCCTTTTCAGATTTGTTGTATTGTTCATAACCCAAATTCCTGCACCAACAACAAATATTGCTATAACAGCCCAAGAAAGTAATGTAGGGTTTTTAATTATTGGATTAGCGCTGAACAGAGTATTGGAATTTGATATGAAATTAGGCAGTTTTTCCAGATAATAAGTTATGCTAGGGTTGAATGCAGGGTCTGAATAGTATCCTGATTCTCCAGTGGCCCTATTTACCATCTGGTGACCTGCTTCAAATTGACCATGGCCCATAGCTACAACAACAGCTAAAATTATTATACCAATGACCGCTCCAATTATGAAAGCTTTTTTGATATATTTCTTATCTTCTTCATGTATTTTGAATCCTTTTTGATAGATATAATAAAGAATAAGAGGAGGCAATGTTAATACAACACTGTATCTTGTGAAAAATCCTAAAACAAATATCAAGCTTGCATATAGGTAAAATTTAGGATTCTCATCAATAGCGATTATGCCGAATAGTATAAGCCAAATTGTGAAACTAACAGCCGGAATGTCTAAAGTACCGTTTGCAAGCCAGACCAAATTTAGGGAAAGTGTTGAATAAACGATTACTCCTGTTAAGCTGTAAATCTTATTGAAATATCGTCTGAGGAGGAAATAGAGTCCAATATTACCTATAATTGCAAGCACTCCAGTTACAATATAGATTGCTACTGTATCAACCAATCCAAGTCTAAATAATATTGATGTTAAAAAGCACACTGTCGGCGACAGGAAAATGTTTTCTGCAGCGCATCGGTTTATTCCAGTATAATAAAGAGCATTTACAAGATATACATATACATCAGAACAAGTCACTCCAACCTTGAGGTTGAAATAGATGTAGTGTATAACAAGAAGTGTGCTAAAGAGTATTAAAAATACTAAAAAATATTTGTCCCTTTTATCTAACTTAAATTCCTCAAACATCATTATTATTTCTTTTACACTTACTATTTAATTATTTCTTAAAATAATATGGCTGATGCAATAATGTTGAGTATTAATAAAAATAGAAATGTTGCACTACAATATCTATAAAGTAGTACAAATCAAAAAAAATATAATTAATCCAATAATCCATAGAGTTCTGGAATTACCTGTTCAAATTTAACTCCATACTTGTGGTTTTCATCGCCGATGGTTTTTTCAATTGCTCTTTTTGTAAATTCACCGGCAATCTTTGCTGCCTGTGAAGGGGATTTGCCAATCATGGTTGATCCTACAAATGCTGAAGCGAAAACATCACCGGTTCCATGGGACACGTAGTCAATCTTATCATTGTATACGATTTCACAGGATGATTCATCTTTATCTAAAACAATCATTCCCAGTTCGTTTTGCCTGTGTGTATCTCCTTTTAATATCACATGCCTTTTTGTAAATGCGGAAAGCTCATTTGCCATTTCCAGCATTTCCTCTTTTGTGAATTCCTCTTTCCAAGGCTTGTGCAATATGTAGCAGGCTTCGGTTGTATTTGGAAGGATAAAATCTCCTAATTTGCATAGCTCACCCATCTTATCAGCGAATTCCTGATCGAATCCATTATAGAATTCACCATGGTCTGCCATTGCCGGGTCAACAAATACTAATCCTCCAGGCTTTAGTCTGGAGTCAATGATTTCTTTAATGTAATCAAGCTGTTCTATTGATGCGATGAATCCTGTATATATGGCATCGAAATATATTTCTTCTTTCTCCCAATGCTTTCTGATTTCAGGAAGGTCTTCTGTTAAATCTCTAACTGTGAAGTCTGTAAATCCTGCAGTATGAGTGGATAAAACTGCAGAAGGAAGAATTGCAGTTTCAATTCCAAAAGCGGAAACAATTGGAAGCGCAACAGTTATTGAGCATTGACCATAACATGAGATGTCCTGAATTGTTAAGATTTTAGTTGTTTCATTCATTTTTTCAACCTAATAATTAATAAATTTTATAAAAATCTTCATTCATAATATATAGCAAGTGTTATATATAGTTTTGTAGTATTAAAATGTACATTTTGCCACATTTTTTCCTAATTTCAATCATCTAAAGGCTTTTCGGCTGTTCCAAATTTCTTTAGTCGATTTAAAGCCACTTCTTTTTAGTGATTTTGGATTAAATTCATTTATTATATTAACTACCTTTTCAATAGAGTTTTCACTGTCTTCTAGAAGACTTGTATCGTTTTGAGGTGCCAAATTTTCAAATGCCTCGGGGATTTCATCAATCTTTACAATTGGAATGTTCAATGTTTTGGCCAAATCCACACTGCCATGGGTTTGGTGGAAACCTTCAATTTTTAGCGATGGAATGTTAAAAACGCCCGCTTCAATTGTCATGCCCATGCCTGCAGCATAGATGAGCTGTGATGCGGCATTCATAAAACTTAACAAATCAACATATTGGGGCAAGACCTTGATTCTTGAGGATGAAACTAGTTTTTCAACCATGTTCCTGTCGAATCTGTAAGGAGCAATCAATACGTTGCGGTCGAGTTTTTCAATGGATTTTATCAAGGGGTCTATGTCGCCATCCTTCAGGTCTCCCCCAAGAACAACCAAAACAAAATCTTCCATGCCATATTTGGCATAGATTTCCTCCTTATCAATTAAATTGTTGTCCCTGATATAGTCATCGACATATTTCGCCATTGGATAGCCGTTGATGTTCACTACATTGTCGAGTTTATAATTATTCTTTAGATATTCCTTGTATTCTTGTGATGGAACAGTGACAAGATTTGCTTGGGATATGACTTCAATAGGATTATATATGTCCTGTTCGATGTGTATGACAGGGATTCTTAATATATTTGCAGCCACAATTGATTTTCTAACATCTCCAGCATTCCCTGCAGTTATCAACAGGTCAA
This genomic interval from Methanobrevibacter sp. contains the following:
- a CDS encoding glycosyltransferase family 39 protein; this encodes MMFEEFKLDKRDKYFLVFLILFSTLLVIHYIYFNLKVGVTCSDVYVYLVNALYYTGINRCAAENIFLSPTVCFLTSILFRLGLVDTVAIYIVTGVLAIIGNIGLYFLLRRYFNKIYSLTGVIVYSTLSLNLVWLANGTLDIPAVSFTIWLILFGIIAIDENPKFYLYASLIFVLGFFTRYSVVLTLPPLILYYIYQKGFKIHEEDKKYIKKAFIIGAVIGIIILAVVVAMGHGQFEAGHQMVNRATGESGYYSDPAFNPSITYYLEKLPNFISNSNTLFSANPIIKNPTLLSWAVIAIFVVGAGIWVMNNTTNLKRIEKLPMILLILSVLIVRDVSPLITIFMVMLAFYYIGQDSKHKIGILMMMWLLSNLIFYSNYNIKVTRYIIPAMPAVIFFLLKAVDNIQINFKINKNVIPIVLIILFAIQGFAFTMTYEQTDRFNSHQEVIDYIHELNPDNPDVKIGVYNQRAYLWLYGDNAMGLVSRNQSAIDQADISYYIASSRLYELQNFTEIRVFNDLYLYERTNV
- a CDS encoding pyridoxamine kinase, encoding MNETTKILTIQDISCYGQCSITVALPIVSAFGIETAILPSAVLSTHTAGFTDFTVRDLTEDLPEIRKHWEKEEIYFDAIYTGFIASIEQLDYIKEIIDSRLKPGGLVFVDPAMADHGEFYNGFDQEFADKMGELCKLGDFILPNTTEACYILHKPWKEEFTKEEMLEMANELSAFTKRHVILKGDTHRQNELGMIVLDKDESSCEIVYNDKIDYVSHGTGDVFASAFVGSTMIGKSPSQAAKIAGEFTKRAIEKTIGDENHKYGVKFEQVIPELYGLLD